In Actinomadura citrea, a single window of DNA contains:
- a CDS encoding cytochrome b produces MDVTVRALDERFGTTGFARKALRKAFPDQWTFLLGEIAMYSFVIILLTGVYLTLFFKPSMHEVVYNGSYTKLKGVEMSEAYASSLKISFDVRGGLLVRQIHHWSTLIFMGSILVHMLRNFFTGAFRKPRELNWLIGIAMFMLVMLNGLFGYSLPDDLLSGTGLRILEGVLASIPLVGSYAVMFLFGGEYPGTDIIPRLYVIHVLLIPGILAALIPLHAVVLTWRQTHTQFPGKGSSNTTVRGYPFFPVFIAKTTAFFLWVLGVTTLLAAFFQINPIWLFGPYDPGAISAGSQPDWYMGWLEGALRIMPSWEISAWGHTVAMSVVVPALVVPGLLFTGLAVYPFLERWVTGDSQIHHLLDRPRDVPARTGIGVGGVVFYGALWLAGGNDVLSHKFDVSLFWTTWFFRFLIILGPVLAYVVTYRICVGLQHRDLGLAQHGLETGVIRQSPDGKFSEVERPLPDEAIAAITDPRPAPAADLDVPPPVDGIDSPRGRTAMGRMRAALNRRFRADLAAVPERRPVESDGERPAIEEKAASR; encoded by the coding sequence GTGGACGTCACGGTTCGGGCGCTGGACGAGCGGTTCGGCACCACCGGATTCGCGCGCAAGGCGCTGCGCAAGGCCTTCCCGGACCAGTGGACCTTCCTGCTCGGCGAGATCGCGATGTACTCCTTCGTGATCATTCTGCTGACCGGGGTGTACCTGACGCTGTTCTTCAAGCCGAGCATGCACGAGGTCGTCTACAACGGCTCGTACACGAAGCTGAAGGGCGTGGAGATGAGCGAGGCGTACGCCTCCTCACTCAAGATCAGCTTCGACGTGCGGGGCGGCCTGCTCGTCCGGCAGATCCACCACTGGTCGACGCTCATCTTCATGGGCTCGATCCTCGTGCACATGCTGCGCAACTTCTTCACCGGAGCGTTCCGCAAGCCCCGCGAGCTGAACTGGCTGATCGGCATCGCCATGTTCATGCTCGTGATGCTGAACGGCCTGTTCGGCTACTCGCTGCCGGACGACCTGCTGTCCGGCACGGGCCTGCGCATCCTGGAGGGCGTGCTCGCGTCGATCCCGCTGGTCGGCTCGTACGCGGTGATGTTCCTGTTCGGCGGCGAGTACCCCGGCACCGACATCATCCCGCGCCTGTACGTCATCCACGTGCTGCTGATCCCCGGCATCCTGGCGGCGCTGATCCCGCTGCACGCCGTGGTGCTGACCTGGCGGCAGACGCACACGCAGTTCCCGGGCAAGGGCAGCTCGAACACGACCGTCCGCGGCTACCCGTTCTTCCCGGTCTTCATCGCCAAGACGACGGCGTTCTTCCTGTGGGTGCTGGGCGTGACGACGCTGCTGGCCGCGTTCTTCCAGATCAACCCGATCTGGCTGTTCGGGCCCTACGACCCCGGGGCGATCAGCGCCGGGTCGCAGCCCGACTGGTACATGGGCTGGCTGGAGGGCGCGCTGCGGATCATGCCGTCCTGGGAGATCAGCGCCTGGGGCCACACCGTCGCGATGAGCGTGGTCGTCCCGGCCCTCGTGGTGCCCGGGCTGCTCTTCACCGGCCTGGCCGTCTACCCGTTCCTGGAACGCTGGGTGACCGGCGACTCGCAGATCCACCACCTGCTGGACCGGCCCCGCGACGTCCCGGCGCGCACCGGCATCGGCGTCGGCGGCGTGGTCTTCTACGGGGCGCTGTGGCTCGCGGGCGGCAACGACGTCCTCTCCCACAAGTTCGACGTCTCGCTGTTCTGGACGACGTGGTTCTTCCGTTTCCTCATCATCCTCGGACCGGTGCTGGCCTACGTCGTCACCTACCGGATCTGCGTCGGCCTGCAACACCGCGACCTCGGCCTGGCCCAGCACGGGCTGGAGACCGGCGTCATCCGCCAGTCGCCGGACGGGAAGTTCAGCGAGGTCGAGCGCCCGCTCCCGGACGAGGCGATCGCCGCGATCACCGATCCGCGCCCGGCCCCCGCCGCCGACCTGGACGTCCCGCCGCCCGTCGACGGCATCGACAGCCCCCGCGGCCGCACCGCCATGGGACGCATGCGCGCCGCCCTCAACCGCCGCTTCCGGGCCGATCTGGCCGCCGTCCCCGAACGCCGCCCGGTCGAATCCGACGGCGAGCGGCCGGCGATCGAGGAGAAGGCCGCGTCACGCTGA
- a CDS encoding TetR/AcrR family transcriptional regulator, with translation MSGDGYHHGNLRRAVLDAAIEAIAEAGPATWSLRELARRAGVSHAAPAHHFGDKAGVLTAVAAEGYTLFADALEAAGSDLHGVGLAYVRFAVEHRVHFEVMFAPALYRPDDPEVAAARDRAGRALAEGVRGAAPGRAAGDRTAGIAAWSIVHGFAHLWLSGALRDLGDDPVKAADPVIRLLFERPGSA, from the coding sequence ATGAGCGGTGACGGCTACCACCATGGCAACCTGAGGCGCGCCGTACTCGACGCCGCCATCGAGGCGATCGCCGAGGCGGGCCCGGCGACGTGGAGCCTGCGCGAGCTGGCGCGCCGCGCCGGGGTGTCGCACGCCGCGCCCGCCCACCACTTCGGCGACAAGGCCGGCGTGCTGACGGCCGTCGCCGCCGAGGGGTACACGCTGTTCGCCGACGCCCTGGAGGCCGCCGGGAGCGACCTGCACGGCGTCGGGCTCGCCTACGTGCGGTTCGCCGTCGAGCACCGGGTCCACTTCGAGGTCATGTTCGCGCCCGCGCTCTACCGCCCCGACGACCCGGAGGTGGCCGCCGCCCGCGACCGCGCCGGCCGGGCCCTCGCCGAGGGCGTCCGCGGCGCCGCGCCCGGCCGTGCCGCGGGGGACCGGACGGCCGGGATCGCCGCCTGGTCGATCGTGCACGGCTTCGCCCACCTGTGGCTGAGCGGCGCCCTGCGGGACCTCGGCGACGACCCCGTGAAGGCCGCCGACCCGGTCATCCGCCTCCTGTTCGAGCGGCCCGGGTCAGCGTGA
- a CDS encoding Crp/Fnr family transcriptional regulator — MVPYAASSPPSAFWSALEPEQRTALRNAARPRTFPVKAPLVYQGDESDHVIIIERGWAKVTSATEDGHDVVLAVRGPGDLLAESAVLGGRPRAATVTALAPIRALVVPAARFTGFLDAHPDVWMLVTGTFVQRMDDSDRRLTAHITSRGPERLASLLADLAERSAHHAPPAEDGSIEIGPPLSQEELGSWMDASRETVARALSGLRREGLIRTGWRRITVVDLARLRAFAKEQD, encoded by the coding sequence TTGGTACCGTACGCGGCGTCCTCTCCGCCTTCCGCGTTCTGGTCGGCGCTCGAACCCGAGCAGCGCACCGCTCTGCGCAACGCCGCGCGTCCCCGCACGTTCCCGGTCAAGGCGCCGCTCGTGTACCAGGGCGACGAGTCCGACCATGTGATCATCATCGAGCGGGGCTGGGCGAAGGTGACCTCCGCGACCGAGGACGGCCACGACGTGGTGCTGGCCGTGCGCGGCCCCGGCGACCTGCTCGCCGAGAGCGCGGTGCTCGGCGGGCGGCCGCGCGCCGCGACCGTCACCGCGCTGGCCCCGATCCGCGCCCTGGTCGTCCCCGCGGCACGCTTCACCGGGTTCCTGGACGCGCACCCGGACGTGTGGATGCTCGTCACCGGCACCTTCGTCCAGCGCATGGACGACTCCGACCGGCGGCTGACCGCCCACATCACGAGCCGGGGCCCGGAGCGCCTGGCGTCCCTGCTCGCCGACCTGGCGGAGCGCTCGGCCCACCACGCCCCGCCCGCCGAGGACGGGTCGATCGAGATCGGGCCGCCGCTGTCGCAGGAGGAGCTCGGCAGCTGGATGGACGCCTCCCGGGAGACCGTCGCCCGCGCGCTCAGCGGGCTGCGCCGCGAGGGCCTGATCCGCACCGGCTGGCGCAGGATCACCGTGGTGGACCTGGCCCGCCTCCGCGCGTTCGCCAAGGAACAGGACTGA
- a CDS encoding LysE family translocator encodes MVDTSLYAAFVVAALALCVTPGPDMMFIVAMGGRGGPGTGLMAAAGVATGALTHAVAATLGLSALFTALPALYHVLRWAGAAYLLYLAIKSFRDRGESGEEDAAPVGPGRLRAFWQGVVTNLLNPKVILFNIAFLPQFVNPSMGHPMVQLLVLGVTLVLIGLAVDGCVGLLSGRLANLLRRSRRVARALNIFSGTVFTGLAVRLIAVPK; translated from the coding sequence ATGGTCGATACCTCCCTTTATGCGGCGTTCGTTGTCGCCGCCCTCGCGCTCTGCGTCACGCCCGGCCCCGACATGATGTTCATCGTCGCGATGGGCGGGCGCGGCGGCCCGGGCACGGGCCTCATGGCTGCGGCGGGGGTCGCCACCGGTGCCCTGACCCACGCGGTCGCCGCGACGCTGGGCCTCTCCGCCCTGTTCACCGCGCTGCCGGCGCTGTACCACGTGCTGCGCTGGGCCGGCGCCGCCTACCTGCTCTACCTCGCGATCAAGTCGTTCCGGGACCGCGGCGAATCCGGCGAGGAGGACGCGGCCCCCGTCGGCCCGGGGCGGCTCCGCGCGTTCTGGCAGGGCGTCGTCACGAACCTGCTGAACCCCAAGGTGATCCTCTTCAACATCGCCTTCCTGCCGCAGTTCGTGAACCCCTCCATGGGGCATCCGATGGTGCAACTGCTCGTCCTCGGGGTCACGCTCGTCCTGATCGGCCTTGCCGTGGACGGCTGCGTCGGCCTGCTCTCCGGCCGCCTCGCGAACCTGCTGCGGCGCAGCCGCCGCGTCGCCCGCGCCCTGAACATCTTCAGCGGGACCGTCTTCACGGGGCTCGCCGTGCGCCTTATCGCCGTCCCCAAGTGA
- a CDS encoding DUF427 domain-containing protein, translating to MSLTMQPGPLAGSPGDEVNFTIDGPAHRLFMHDFPRRVRARFAGETVLDTERGKFLHETGLLPVLYVPEEDVRSDLLEKTAHTTHCPFKGDAVYWTVRVGDRAAENAVWGYPDPKPESAWLRGHMAFYWGRMDAWFDEDEEVHGHLRDPFHRVDARATSRRVRVLLDGEVVAESGRPKLLSETGLRNRYYIPAEDVRRDLLTRSEKRTFCPYKGEATYWSLAGAEDAAWSYEEPLEDAAKIGGYLSFDHEALTIEPLPPGPA from the coding sequence ATGTCCTTGACCATGCAGCCGGGCCCGCTCGCCGGTTCGCCCGGCGACGAGGTCAACTTCACGATCGACGGGCCGGCGCACCGGTTGTTCATGCACGACTTTCCGCGCCGGGTACGTGCCCGGTTCGCGGGGGAGACGGTGCTGGACACCGAGCGCGGGAAGTTCTTGCACGAGACCGGGCTGCTGCCCGTGCTGTACGTCCCCGAGGAGGACGTGCGCTCCGACCTGCTGGAGAAGACCGCCCACACCACGCACTGCCCGTTCAAGGGCGACGCCGTGTACTGGACGGTACGCGTGGGCGACCGGGCGGCCGAGAACGCGGTCTGGGGATATCCGGATCCGAAGCCGGAGTCGGCGTGGCTGCGCGGGCACATGGCCTTCTACTGGGGCCGGATGGACGCCTGGTTCGACGAGGACGAGGAGGTCCACGGCCATCTGCGCGACCCGTTCCACCGCGTCGACGCCCGCGCCACGTCCCGGCGTGTGCGGGTGCTGCTCGACGGCGAGGTCGTCGCCGAGAGCGGGCGGCCGAAGCTGCTGTCGGAGACCGGGCTGCGCAACCGGTACTACATCCCGGCCGAGGACGTCCGCCGCGACCTGCTGACCCGCAGCGAGAAGCGGACCTTCTGCCCGTACAAGGGCGAGGCGACGTACTGGTCGCTGGCCGGCGCCGAGGACGCCGCCTGGTCGTACGAGGAGCCCCTGGAGGACGCGGCGAAGATCGGCGGATACCTGTCCTTCGACCACGAGGCCCTGACGATCGAGCCCCTGCCGCCAGGGCCGGCCTGA
- a CDS encoding helix-turn-helix domain-containing protein, with product MPTRVDTSDHPARDQADFWRHLISSAFGPFHVQPRLPGGFAARLSGRALGPVETGEVYAPAHAVRRSARQIARDTRECYKLGLVLRGSCVLRQNGRRAVVGAGDVVFYDLTRPVEISFDAHHIFTVVIPHSAVPLPQERLAAFGGTLLGGRARTGRLVSSFLGALAESGAEDAGGGDAANGAGPAAGDGAAADDLFGTADGIYARHLGGALVELVTGAAGEWLGAPSCPSPEGAEMLRAIEEWIEARLHDPSLSPAAIAAAHHISVRQLYRVFAPTGTTVARYVRTRRLEHCRRELGDPFLGTQRIGAIANRWGLPDAAAFSRAFRAAYGQTPSAYRARTTGIRRDA from the coding sequence ATGCCCACGCGCGTTGACACCTCGGACCACCCTGCCCGCGACCAGGCGGACTTCTGGCGCCACCTGATCAGCTCGGCCTTCGGGCCGTTCCACGTGCAACCGCGCCTGCCCGGCGGGTTCGCCGCCCGGCTGAGCGGCCGGGCGCTGGGTCCGGTGGAGACCGGAGAGGTGTACGCGCCCGCGCACGCGGTGCGGCGCAGCGCCCGGCAGATCGCCCGCGACACCCGCGAGTGCTACAAGCTCGGCCTGGTGCTGCGGGGCTCGTGCGTGCTGCGGCAGAACGGCCGCCGGGCCGTGGTCGGGGCGGGGGACGTGGTGTTCTACGACCTCACCCGTCCGGTCGAGATCTCCTTCGACGCCCACCACATCTTCACCGTCGTGATCCCGCACAGCGCCGTCCCGCTCCCGCAGGAGCGCCTCGCCGCGTTCGGCGGCACCCTGCTCGGCGGGCGGGCCCGGACCGGGCGGCTCGTCTCGTCCTTCCTCGGCGCCCTGGCCGAGAGCGGCGCCGAGGACGCCGGCGGGGGCGACGCCGCGAACGGCGCCGGGCCCGCCGCGGGGGACGGGGCCGCGGCCGACGACCTGTTCGGCACGGCCGACGGGATCTACGCCCGCCACCTCGGCGGCGCGCTGGTCGAGCTGGTCACCGGCGCGGCCGGCGAGTGGCTGGGCGCGCCCTCGTGCCCGTCGCCGGAGGGAGCGGAGATGCTGCGGGCGATCGAGGAGTGGATCGAGGCGCGCCTGCACGACCCGTCGCTGAGCCCCGCCGCGATCGCGGCCGCGCACCACATCTCCGTCCGCCAGCTCTACCGGGTGTTCGCGCCGACCGGGACGACCGTCGCCCGGTACGTCCGGACCCGCCGCCTGGAGCACTGCCGCCGCGAACTCGGCGACCCGTTCCTCGGCACGCAGCGGATCGGCGCGATCGCCAACCGCTGGGGCCTGCCGGACGCCGCGGCCTTCAGCCGCGCGTTCCGCGCCGCCTACGGGCAGACGCCCAGCGCCTACCGCGCCCGCACCACCGGCATCCGGCGTGACGCCTAG
- a CDS encoding dioxygenase, whose amino-acid sequence MPADEQETGTGHPGAGDGQENGLSRKNFIVAAGAASIGALALPTAVSAVAAPAQARTEQQPLTPTPKCDDGDDSPTHSQMEGPYFKPGSPERASIVTPGMPGTPLTVSGIVYSTSCRPVAHALLDFWQADYYGNYDNYGYTLRGHQYTDASGRFALRTIVPGLYPGRTRHIHVKAQAPYQQILTTQLYFPNEPRNSSDMLYDPALLMKVQTGPSGRTAKFDFVLRVP is encoded by the coding sequence ATGCCAGCGGACGAGCAGGAAACCGGCACCGGCCACCCCGGTGCCGGCGACGGCCAGGAGAACGGCCTCAGCCGCAAGAACTTCATCGTCGCCGCGGGCGCGGCGAGCATCGGCGCGCTCGCGCTGCCCACCGCCGTGTCCGCGGTGGCCGCGCCCGCGCAGGCCCGCACGGAGCAGCAGCCGCTCACCCCCACGCCCAAGTGCGACGACGGGGACGACTCCCCGACGCACTCGCAGATGGAGGGCCCCTACTTCAAGCCCGGCTCCCCCGAGCGCGCGTCGATCGTGACGCCCGGCATGCCGGGGACGCCCCTCACCGTGTCCGGAATCGTCTACTCGACGTCGTGCAGGCCGGTGGCCCACGCCCTGCTCGACTTCTGGCAGGCGGACTATTACGGCAATTACGACAATTACGGCTATACGCTACGTGGACATCAATACACGGACGCGTCGGGACGATTCGCCCTGAGGACGATCGTGCCCGGCCTCTACCCCGGCCGCACCCGGCACATCCACGTCAAGGCCCAGGCCCCCTACCAGCAGATCCTGACGACGCAGCTGTACTTCCCGAACGAGCCCCGGAACAGCTCCGACATGCTCTACGACCCCGCGCTGCTCATGAAGGTCCAGACCGGTCCCAGCGGACGCACCGCGAAGTTCGACTTCGTCCTGCGGGTGCCCTGA
- a CDS encoding DUF2637 domain-containing protein: MSAANRAQVITRWGAIAFMAAAVLTATAGGFAQSYAGLYHWALEHGLRGWKAESFPLLVDLFIIVGELGLFLLAIDAFVIKRRALMSWLDFCLPLTIALAGWTASLIFNVGHVGHKTFSFQATAAVPPIVSMLGLFVLLRTLHRYVSQKTEEEEAKQPEPQTRAIAGPVTLNQITLMPLRNTGPFPQIQVPGYSGKAIESGTPGRAEAKRAPAGEAAPAAPAASAPAAAPAATEAPEPAPAPAPAPAPEPEPELAVVSAASRGSLNGRSSYGAAPEEAAPAGPPPENLRSLVIDILERRHGDVAATLAEVRAEGYRCDEAEIQRISDNHWFPYAVYRLLAKHHGDGELVAQELSAQGIVYDQVTLDALVQSWRV, from the coding sequence ATGAGCGCTGCCAACCGGGCACAGGTCATCACACGGTGGGGGGCCATCGCCTTCATGGCGGCCGCGGTCCTGACCGCCACCGCCGGTGGCTTCGCCCAGTCCTATGCCGGTCTCTATCACTGGGCCCTGGAACACGGCCTGCGGGGCTGGAAGGCCGAGTCGTTCCCCCTGCTGGTCGACCTGTTCATCATCGTCGGTGAACTCGGGTTGTTCCTGCTGGCCATCGACGCCTTCGTCATCAAGCGCCGGGCCCTGATGAGCTGGCTCGACTTCTGCCTGCCGCTGACCATCGCCCTCGCGGGCTGGACGGCCAGCCTCATCTTCAACGTCGGCCACGTCGGCCACAAGACCTTCTCCTTCCAGGCGACCGCCGCGGTCCCTCCGATCGTGTCGATGCTCGGCCTGTTCGTCCTGCTGCGGACGCTCCACCGGTACGTGTCGCAGAAGACCGAGGAGGAGGAGGCCAAGCAGCCCGAGCCGCAGACGCGCGCGATCGCCGGGCCGGTCACGCTGAACCAGATCACGCTGATGCCGCTGCGCAACACCGGCCCGTTCCCGCAGATCCAGGTCCCCGGGTACTCCGGCAAGGCGATCGAGTCCGGGACCCCGGGCAGGGCCGAGGCCAAGCGTGCGCCCGCGGGCGAGGCCGCCCCGGCCGCGCCGGCCGCCTCCGCTCCGGCCGCGGCCCCCGCCGCGACCGAGGCCCCCGAGCCCGCGCCCGCGCCCGCACCCGCACCCGCCCCCGAGCCTGAGCCGGAGCTGGCCGTGGTCAGCGCCGCGTCGCGCGGCAGCCTCAACGGGCGCAGCTCCTACGGCGCCGCCCCCGAGGAGGCCGCGCCCGCCGGGCCCCCGCCGGAGAACCTGCGGTCCCTCGTCATCGACATCCTCGAACGCCGCCACGGCGACGTCGCCGCGACGCTCGCCGAGGTCAGGGCCGAGGGCTACCGCTGCGACGAGGCCGAGATCCAGCGGATCAGCGACAACCACTGGTTCCCGTACGCGGTGTACCGGCTGCTGGCCAAGCACCACGGCGACGGCGAGCTGGTCGCGCAGGAGCTGAGCGCCCAGGGCATCGTCTACGACCAGGTGACGCTGGACGCGCTCGTCCAGTCCTGGCGCGTCTGA